A window from Malassezia japonica chromosome 1, complete sequence encodes these proteins:
- a CDS encoding uncharacterized protein (COG:M; COG:O; COG:T; EggNog:ENOG503NWWI), with the protein MAEHLSEEQIAEFKEAFSLFDKDGDGTITTKELGTVMRSLGQNPTEAELQDMVNEIDADGDGTIDFPEFLTMMARKMKDTDSEEEIKEAFKVFDKDGNGFISAAELRHVMTNLGEKLSDQEVEEMIREADTDGDGQINYDEFVKMCAMASMYSLPNNSSYVSEAPGMPPANGYYAVEPTTPVPSTPVAFGGIGSPSPASRTSSTHILSPRGSFMESEFGDRRRRDSAMQTLPYTKEFVDEYRKRMKADPDPEAQFAFAMYLIDAAKRVADPRDSAKQARKYRDTLLTDSLRLIKKLATNPVAPGKPPFADAQFFLANCFGNGSLGLPVDHTKAYHLYVQASKQNHPAATYRTAVCNEVGAGTKRNYPRGLLFYRKAASLGDTAGMYKLGMILLHGLLEQPRNAREAIVWLRRAAGQADEDNPHALHELAQLHQDPDGKIAAYNEVYARDLYTQAAQLGYAPSQCKLGEAYASGTLACPADARASISWYTKAANKGDGNAELALSGWYLTGGEGVLQQSDSEAYLWARRAALKGIANAEYAVGHYTEVGIGTRTDLEEAKRWYGRAAAQGHARAAQRLADLRQAGGRAPAREGDGDCVVM; encoded by the exons ATGGCGGAACATCTG TCTGAAG AGCAAATTGCTG AATTCAAGGAGGCCTTCTCCCTGTTTGACAAGG ACGGCGATGGCACGATCACCACCAAGGAGCTTGGTACGGTGATGCGCTCGCTGGGCCAGAACCCGACCGAGGCTGAACTGCAGGACATGGTCAACGAGATCGACGCTGACGGCGACGGTACCATCGACTTCCCCGAGTTCCTTACGATGATGGCGCGTAAGATGAAGGACACGGACAGCGAGGAGGAGATTAAGGAGGCATTCAAGGTCTTTGACAAGGATGGCAACGGCTTTATCAGCGCCGCGGAGCTGCGTCATGT CATGACCAACCTGG GCGAGAAGCTCTCCGACCAGGAGGTGGAAGAGATGATTCGCGAGGCCGACACGGATGGCGACGGCCAGATCAACTACGACGAGTTCGTGAAG ATGTGTGCAATGGCGAGCATGTATTCGCTGCCAAACAATAGCAGCTACGTGTCCGAGGCGCCAGGCATGCCGCCGGCCAACGGCTACTATGCCGTGGAACCGACGACGCCGGTGCCCAGCACGCCCGTCGCGTTCGGCGGCATTGgatcgccgtcgccggcgtcACGGACGTCGTCGACACATATCCTCTCTCCCCGTGGCTCCTTTATGGAGAGCGAGTttggcgaccggcgccggcgcgactcggcgaTGCAGACGCTGCCCTACACAAAAGAATTTGTCGACGAGTATCGGAAGCGGATGAAGGCCGATCCGGaccccgaggcgcagtTTGCTTTTGCGATGTACCTCATCGACGCGgcgaagcgcgtcgcggatcCTCGGGACAGCGCGAAACAGGCGCGCAAGTACCGTGACACGCTCCTAACCGATTCCCTGCGTCTGATCAAGAAGCTCGCGACGAACCccgtcgcgccgggcaAACCGCCGTTTGCAGACGCGCAGTTCTTCCTGGCCAACTGCTTCGGCAACGGCTCTCTCGGCCTGCCGGTCGACCATACCAAAGCCTACCACCTGTACGTCCAGGCCTCGAAGCAAAACCACCCCGCGGCGACCTACCGCACCGCGGTCTGCAACGAGGTCGGCGCAGGGACGAAGCGAAACTACCCCCGCGGTCTCCTCTTTTACCGCaaggccgcgtcgctcggcgacacGGCCGGCATGTACAAACTCGGCATGATTCTGCTGCACGgtctcctcgagcagccTCGAaatgcgcgcgaggcgatcgtGTGGctacgccgcgccgccgggcagGCGGACGAAGACAATCCCCACGCActccacgagctcgcgcagctgcaccaGGACCCCGATGGCAAGATCGCGGCGTACAATGAAGTGTACGCGCGCGACTTGTATACCCAGGCTGCCCAGCTCGGCTACGCGCCCAGCCAGTGCAAACTCGGCGAGGCATACGCCAGCGGGACGCTCGCGTGCCCTGCGGATGCACGCGCGAGCATCTCGTGGTACACCAAGGCGGCAAACAAAGGCGACGGCAAtgcggagctcgcgctcagCGGCTGGTACCTCACTGGTGGCGAAGGCGTCTTGCAGCAGTCCGACAGCGAGGCCTATCTctgggcgcggcgcgcggcgctcaaaGGCATCGCCAACGCTGAGTACGCCGTCGGGCACTACACCGAGGTCGGCATCGGGACACGCACCGACCTCGAAGAGGCGAAGCGCTGGtacggccgcgccgccgcccaaggccacgcgcgcgcggcgcagcgcctcgcggacctgcgccaggccggcgggcgggcgccggcgcgcgaaGGAGACGGGGATTGTGTAGTTATGTAG
- a CDS encoding uncharacterized protein (EggNog:ENOG503NUHX; COG:S): MASAGERRQPEGDSPSLPAFILTPPDPFESVSPKIDTALPTFSSHGPTSPTSRSSSPQSRRPGHRRGRGVVPSMEEIQKAEHPMPSMPQCANLSEAEPAIQKIVRMQRIQAQKHAWLKWSGVDAAIAAGEKMSTPHGRNAAEDDENRLVTKLAAHNVHTNENAKESTPGTPSLSQSPTPSTPTASPVSPGGPHDAQEPTNDVPLVQPQASHGVPRELLNDEWDSPPSSDESEGEWASDSSDDASDTEQIPSRLNLAHADVMTNKQMRRQLRTLRKLRPERQDQSDLSLQADQLRHQVAHGLQYASKKQRKQRAMDRYTPAVSAGETSDTDLLLPGANITESRRGSATSRQSSPGIPEGISSSSTGPLDPERPQVWKRRQRKAWNNAPSAMDQVDTSEPCPELCVPHKTATPTPVAQNLFGHKSEVPPKGYTTELVYDMLHENQRGIVLFGVAKRFSSQVLFVGDPSPWTDATGANTALDTSTMQLPDPSWEWVQPTWLVDMTCDTDEEGWQYSGSFTGLQVWRRPIHFSYSRGWNQWMQKLYLFAKKQSEHKDEKRRHEEATRADEGLVAVMRSARSRTLRWHGVPSMFTFVRRRRWVRLRRRLVPIASDEVNEKKEREPATLDLVPLSDSDSDEDAPEAQQIRELRSMHQVFWAKHRLHMLMPLFMIPPNCSAELLRTRDETPVYESAAWSRQFGMLLAQETRVQNPFIALQWVQRWLQRDDLAFVTSSLRAAERRYQKKCRAVPSSVSNIPPHDADTAFDTTLPPQIVPAEALAASGSRPSLIREAVIEWNTSAAIDTMKLCPVDRLKIDLWYVWLGVSSTKDLAQGGEREVGGPIAAVQHERSRHNQRRFGRASITPVFSSMNERILRSRIYDYTQSTPMLLDVWDVLIAHLHEVVAMFEHERSRRTFLHLLHRLQSTDFRASTHTCENASDARWRTLRPGIVRLPPLPAL; encoded by the coding sequence ATGGCGTCGGCAGGGGAGCGCAGGCAGCCGGAAGGCGATTCTCCGTCTCTGCCTGCGTTTATCCTTACACCGCCTGATCCTTTTGAGAGCGTATCACCCAAGATCGACACTGCGCTGCCGACATTCTCGTCGCATGGGCCGACttcgccgacgtcgcgcagctcctcgcccCAGTCACGCCGCCCAGGGCACCGCCggggccgcggcgtcgtgccgagTATGGAAGAAATTCAGAAGGCGGAGCATCCGATGCCGTCCATGCCTCAGTGCGCAAACCTGagcgaggccgagccgGCGATACAGAAAATCGtgcgcatgcagcgcatccaggCGCAAAAACATGCGTGGCTGAAGTGGTcgggcgtcgacgcggccaTCGCGGCCGGCGAAAAGATGTCGACGCCGCATGGGCGCAACGCGgcggaggacgacgagaaCCGTCTCGTCACCAAGCTCGCCGCTCACAATGTACACACGAACGAGAACGCGAAGGAGAGCACGCcgggcacgccgtcgctctCACAGTCGCCCACGCCCTCGACAccgaccgcctcgccggtgtCGCCGGGGGGTCCACACGACGCGCAGGAGCCCACGAacgacgtgccgctcgtACAGCCACAAGCGTCGCACGGCGTGCctcgcgagctgctcaacgACGAGTGGGACTCGCCCCCTTCCTccgacgagagcgagggGGAGTGGGcgtccgactcgagcgacgacgcgtcggACACCGAGCAGATACCCTCGCGGCTCaacctcgcgcacgccgacgtaATGACCAACAAACAGATGCGGCGCCAGCTGCGGACGCTCCGCAAACTGCGTcccgagcgccaggaccAGAGCGATCTGAGCCTGCAAGCGGACCAGCTGCGGCACCAAGTCGCACACGGCCTGCAGTATGCGAGCAAAAAGCAGCGGAAACAGCGCGCAATGGACCGCTACACGCCGGCCGTATCGGCGGGCGAGACGAGCGATACCGACCTGCTTCTCCCCGGCGCAAACATCACCGAGAGCCGCCGCgggagcgcgacgtcgcgccaAAGCTCGCCCGGCATCCCCGAGGGcatctcgagctcgtccacCGGTCCGCTCGACCCCGAGCGGCCGCAAGTCTGGAAGCGGCGACAGCGCAAAGCGTGGAACAATGCACCGTCGGCGATGGACCAGGTAGACACCTCGGAACCGTGCCCCGAGCTGTGTGTGCCGCACAAaacggcgacgccgacacCCGTGGCGCAGAACCTCTTTGGGCACAAGTCCGAGGTGCCGCCGAAAGGCTACACGACCGAGCTCGTGTACGACATGCTCCACGAGAACCAGCGCGGGATTGTGCTCTTTGGCGTCGCGAAGCGCTTTAGCTCGCAGGTCCTCTTTGTGGGCGACCCCTCGCCGTGGACGGATGCGACGGGCGCCAACACGGCGCTGGACACGTCGACGATGCAGCTGCCCGATCCCAGCTGGGAGTGGGTCCAGCCGACGTGGCTCGTTGACATGACGTGCGACACCGACGAGGAAGGGTGGCAGTACTCGGGCAGCTTTACCGGCCTGCAAGTGTGGCGGCGCCCGATCCACTTTAGCTACAGCCGTGGGTGGAACCAGTGGATGCAGAAGCTCTATCTCTTTGCCAAGAAGCAGTCCGAGCACAAAGACGAGAAGCGGCGGCACGAGGAGGCGACGCGTGCCGACGAaggcctcgtcgccgtgaTGCGTTCCGCGCGCTCACGCACGCTGCGGTggcacggcgtgccgagcatgTTTACGtttgtgcgccgccggcggtgggtgcgcctgcgccgccgcctcgtcccGATTGCCTCTGACGAGGTCAACGAAAAGAAAGAGCGCGagcccgcgacgctcgacctcgtcccCCTCTCCGActccgactcggacgaggatgcgcccgaggcgcagcagatccgcgagctgcggaGTATGCACCAGGTGTTTTGGGCAAAGCACCGCCTGCACATGCTAATGCCCCTCTTCATGATCCCCCCCAACTGTTCGGCGGAACTGCTGCGTACGCGCGACGAAACTCCGGTGTACGAGTCTGCTGCGTGGAGCCGCCAGTTTGGCATGCTCCTTGCGCAAGAGACGCGAGTGCAGAACCCCTTTATCGCGCTGCAGTGGGTGCAGCGCtggctgcagcgcgacgacctTGCCTTTGTCACCAGttcgctgcgcgccgccgagcggcggtACCAGAAAAAGTGCCGCGCAGTCCCGTCCAGCGTGTCGAATATCCCCCCCCATGACGCGGACACCGCGTTTGATACCACCCTCCCCCCACAGATCGTccccgccgaggcgctcgctgcgagcggctcgcgccCCTCGCTgatccgcgaggcggtgatCGAGTGGAacacctcggcggcgatcgaCACGATGAAACTGTGCcccgtcgaccgcctcaAGATCGATTTGTGGTACGTCTGGCTCGGCGTCTCCTCGACCAAGGACCTTGCCCaaggcggcgagcgcgaggtcggcggCCCGATTGCCGCCGTGCAACACGAGCGCAGCCGACACAACCAGCGCCGGTTCGGCCGCGCGTCCATCACCCCCGTCTTTTCCTCGATGAACGAGCGTATTCTGCGTTCGCGCATCTACGACTATACACAGAGCACGCCGATGCTACTGGACGTTTGGGACGTGCTCATTGCGCACCTGCACGAGGTGGTCGCGATGTTTGAGCACGAGCgttcgcggcgcacgttcTTGCACCTTCTCCACCGGCTGCAGTCGACCGACTTCCGGGCCTCGACGCACACCTGCGAGAatgcgagcgacgcgcgctggcggacgctgcgccccgGCATCGTGCGCCTCCCCCCCCTGCCTGCGCTCTGA
- a CDS encoding uncharacterized protein (EggNog:ENOG503P975) yields MPAPPRRRSERRMMDVKVLYSLDTSPHHTMIARCPRRTMVRLAHSPQLGQLGRVTLKACLGAICGASPELVLDNANDYIVYAVDPEESHRALQRSPTHRVEASPSRRSMPQVLVGKGFFSGGLEEPGEGSSAVTGRVRSEARQSSAFSSDEDEAAVEVLEVVLRMKEAPQRSREQYRNLMQGMGEGAETPSERRSATPHAAQPSPTTADQRQLMSMLNVIAGALPERSSEPARTPAPPQPRTDRICYNCGARTSKSWRMLQLPAGESVNYPASERPPSDAVPLTWTPKFSQHTKCAADGETRWQACNPCGLYFNKYNVSRPDHFGGRGEKKKDEPRPPKKIKTEKDTPQTRAKQLGRTLSAVANRDAARLQRDQALQEMDRNTSPVRRTTVSSPARNTAVTPSRSLRMPPPQSSPSRSVRAMTPGQYGVPSYLINSSPGTAISRLMSEQDLDFEEMHPSGEFPTPGQLLRTRPAPTSPSPVRRSPRKRPHGTHCGINPYATLDVARSDPGVFSAREAPPSRSISSPGRQSTPPPQPASPGVLTRSRARKGGELSLMGMPTLDDEMLECPASPSVGRAQRGRERRSARADDWAPPSPSLGLSLVPQPQAMPLESNDVFSESTSGTWLDPSVLAAWDASRAGEAQPVVRRKPLPATVEDASSSQHSSPSSSPDSVTEGIEETYELLEQYGIHVGPDGTLTGNLSLGDGEQSINLNAFNGIELHNAPAFSDQLREFTESGSLGFAAHLGTHTPHDSQRPTPAALPAPDGQFVELLDDPAIQEMLSIFPPENAHPPAHAPSVASS; encoded by the exons atgcccgcgccgccgcggcggcggagtGAGCGCCGGATGATGGACG TAAAAGTACTCTACTCGCTCGATACGAGCCCGCACCATACCATGATTGCGCGGTGCCCACGCCGGACAAtggtccgcctcgcgcattCCCCCCAGCTTGGGCAGCTTGGGCGTGTGACGCTCAAGGCGTGTTTGGGCGCGATCTGCGGCGCGAGTCCGGAGCTGGTGCTGGACAATGCGAACGACTATATTGTCTATGCGGTCGACCCAGAAGAgtcgcaccgcgcgctgcagcgctcgccgacgcaccgcgtcgaggcgagTCCTTCGCGGCGGAGCATGCCGCAGGTGCTCGTCGGAAAGGGCTTCTTTTCGGGGGGCCTCGAGGAGCCCGGCGAGGGCTCCTCGGCCGTGACCGGGCGTGTGCGctccgaggcgcggcagtCCTCCGCGTTTtcctcggacgaggacgaggcggcggtcgaAGTCCTCGAAGTGGTTCTGCGCATGAaagaggcgccgcagcgcagccgcgAGCAGTACCGCAACCTGATGCAAGGCATGGGCGAAGGTGCAgagacgccgagcgagcgccgcagtgcgacgccgcacgccgcacagccgtcgccgacgacggccgACCAGCGGCAGCTCATGTCGATGCTCAACGTGAttgccggcgcgctgcccgagcgGTCCTCCGAGCCCGCGcggacgccggcgccgccccaGCCGCGCACCGACCGCATCTGCTACaactgcggcgcacgcacgtccAAGTCGTGGCGCATGCTCCAGCTGCCGGCCGGCGAGTCGGTCAACTACCCCGCGTCCGAGCGCCCGCCGTCCGACGCGGTGCCGCTGACATGGACGCCCAAGTTCAGCCAGCACACCAAGTGtgcggccgacggcgagacGCGCTGGCAGGCGTGCAACCCGTGCGGCCTCTACTTTAACAAGTACAACGTCTCGCGCCCCGACCACTTTGGGGGCCGTGGCGAGAAGAAGAaggacgagccgcggccgccgaaaAAGATCAAAACGGAAAAGGACACGCCGCAGACGCGGGCCAAgcagctcgggcgcacgctcaGCGCGGTCGCGaaccgcgacgcggcgcggctgcagcgcgaccaggcgctccaggagATGGACCGCAACACGtcgccggtgcggcgcacgaccgtGTCAAGTCCCGCGCGGAATACGGCGGTGACtccgtcgcgctcgctgcgtatgccgccgccccagtcgagcccgagccgcagcgtgcgtgccATGACGCCCGGGCAGTACGGCGTGCCTTCCTACCTAATCAACTCGTCGCCCGGCACAGCCATCAGCCGCCTCATGAGCGAGCAGGACCTCGACTTTGAAGAGATGCACCCGAGCGGCGAGTTCCCCACGCCGGggcagctcctgcgcacgcgccccgcgcccacgtcgccgagcccggtgcgccgcagcccgcgTAAGCGGCCGCACGGGACGCACTGCGGGATCAACCCCTATGCCACGCTGGacgtggcgcgcagcgacccTGGCGTGTTTTCCgcacgcgaggcgcccCCGTCGCGGTCCATCAGCTCGCCTGGGCGGCagtcgacgccgccgccgcagcccgcgtcgcccggcgtgctcacgcggtcgcgcgcgcgcaaagGCGGCGAGCTGAGCCTGATGGGCatgccgacgctcgacgacgagatgctcgagtgCCCGGCGAGCCCTAGCGTGggccgggcgcagcgcggccgcgagcgccgcagtgCACGCGCGGACGACTGGgcgccgccctcgccgagtcTGGGGCTGTCACTCGTGCCGCAGCCCCAGGCGATGCCGCTCGAGTCGAACGATGTCTTTTCCGAGAGCACGTCGGGCACCTGGCTCGATCCCAGCGTACTCGCCGCGTGGGacgcgagccgcgcgggcgaggcgcagccagtggtgcggcgcaagccgctgccggcgaCGGTCGAGGacgcgtcctcgtcgcagcACTCCTCGCCCAGTTCGTCGCCGGATAGCGTGACGGAAGGCATCGAGGAGACCtacgagctcctcgagcagtaCGGCATCCACGTCGGCCCCGACGGGACGCTGACCGGCAACCTGAGCCTCGGGGACGGCGAGCAGAGCATCAACCTGAACGCGTTCAACGGCATCGAGCTGCACAATGCGCCCGCCTTTTCCgaccagctgcgcgagttTACCGAGAGCGGCAGCCTGGGCTTtgccgcgcacctcggcacgcacacgccgcACGACTCGCAGCGGCcgacgcccgcggcgctcccTGCGCCCGACGGGCAGTttgtcgagctgctcgacgaccctGCGATCCAAGAGATGCTCTCCATCTTCCCGCCCGAAAACGCCCATCccccggcgcacgcgccttcTGTAGCTAGTTCCTGA
- the PRP22 gene encoding RNA helicase (EggNog:ENOG503NVRX; COG:A), with protein MDDPLYRLEFLSLVSKIATEVENHLGIHDRTLAEFVISLHEQSGSLKVFQSKLDEAGAEFSTAFVENLDRLITTLHPKHKQEKKEQKGDTAESERRAQMLPGLAIEDQEWGLPSYYDTPAKPGPPPRPPRRNSQSPPRERGRERRRSPDYARPVQRDEHAVPHKIYDGRVSGVKDFGAFVTLDGVVGRQDGLVHISAMSSERVGHPSDVVARGQHVKVKVLSVQNNRISLSMKEVDQHTGRDLVPQHRMRSDADVRSDRAAATLTGANTAPLGMAPPPDVPERGRKRLTSPERWELKQLIASGMAKASDYPELIEEEFATPATRMRGDDKDEEVDIEVNEKEAPFLAGQTAASLELSPVRVVKAPDGSMNRAAQAGTSLAKERKELRQQQLNEQADAQKKDTTTAWLDPMAPQNERTFAQDVRGNLIGQRTQEQAAWKKHTFNKATTFGKRTNLSMQEQRESLPIFKLREQLVQAVRDNQVLVVVGDTGSGKTTQLTQYLAEEGFADHKKIGCTQPRRVAAISVAKRVAEEVGCRVGQEVGYTVRFEDFTSADTRIKYMTDGMLQRESLIDRDVSAYSVIMLDEAHERTIATDVLFGLLKKALKRRPDLKLIVTSATLDAAKFSEYFYGCPIFTIPGRTFPVEILYTKEPEPDYLDASLITVMQIHLSEPPGDILVFLTGQEEIDTSCEILYERMRALGPSVPELIILPVYSALPSEMQSRIFEPAPPGARKVVLATNIAETSITIDGVYYVVDPGFVKQNAYDARLGMDSLVVTPISQAQARQRSGRAGRTGPGKCYRLYTEAAYRNEMLPNPIPDIQRQNLASTILMLKAMGINDLLHFDFMDPPPAQTMLTALESLYALSALDDEGLLTRLGRKMADFPMDPMMAKMLITSVDMGCSEELLSIVAMLSIQNVFYRPKDKQAQADQKRAKFFQPEGDHLTLLTVYNGWAANHFSMPWCIDNFVQGRALRRAQDVRKQLVGIMDRYHHDILTCGKDYNSVRRAICSGYFRNAAKKDPNEGYKALAESGGNIYLHPSSSLFSRPSEYVVYHEVVMTTKEYMREVTAIEPKWLVEVAPRFFRTSDPASISKRKREEKIKPLHSKHASRQEEWRRSVQNAKKEYYQDKF; from the coding sequence ATGGACGATCCGCTGTACCGGCTCGAGTTTCTGTCGCTCGTGTCGAAGATCGCCACCGAGGTGGAGAATCATCTCGGGATCCATgaccgcacgctcgccgagtttGTGATCTCGCTGCATGAGCAGTCTGGCTCGCTCAAGGTGTTCCAGAgcaagctcgacgaggccggcgccgagttCTCCACGGCCTTTGTCGAGAACCTCGACCGGCTGATCACCACGCTCCATCCCAAGCACAAGcaggagaagaaggagcaAAAAGGGGATACGGCCGAgtcggagcgccgcgcgcagaTGCTCCCGGGCCTCGCGATCGAGGACCAAGAATGGGGGCTGCCGTCCTACTATGATACCCCTGCCAAGCCCGGCCCTCCTCCCCGGCCGCCCCGCCGCAACTCGCAGTCGCCGCCACGGGAGCGGGgacgcgagcgcaggcgctcgcccgaCTATGCACGCccggtgcagcgcgacgagcacgccgtgcCGCACAAGATCTACGACGGACGCGTGTCCGGCGTCAAGGACTTTGGCGCGTTTGTCACGCTCGATGGCGTCGTCGGGCGCCAGGACGGGCTCGTGCACATCAGCGCCATGAGctcggagcgcgtcgggcaCCCGTCGGACGTCGTCGCCAGGGGGCAGCACGTCAAGGTCAAGGTGCTCTCGGTGCAAAACAACCGCATCTCGCTCTCGATGAAAGAGGTCGACCAGCACACCGGCCGCGACCTTGTGCCGCAGCACCGCATGCGCTCGGACGCCGACGTACGCTCggaccgcgcggcggcgacgctgACCGGCGCAAacaccgcgccgctgggcatggcgccgccgcccgacgtgcCGGAACGggggcgcaagcgcctcaCGTCGCCCGAGCGCTGGGAGCTCAAGCAGCTCATCGCCAGCGGCATGGCCAAGGCAAGCGACTATCCGGAGCTGATCGAGGAGGAGTTTGCaacgccggcgacgcgcatgcGGGGCGACGacaaggacgaggaggtGGACATTGAAGTGAACGAAAAAGAGGCGCCGTTCCTTGCGGGCCAGactgccgcgtcgctcgagctctcgccggtgcgcgtcgtcaAGGCGCCCGACGGCTCGATGaaccgcgccgcccaagcgGGGACGTCActcgccaaggagcgcaaggagctccggcagcagcagctcaaCGAGCAGGCGGACGCGCAAAAGAAGGACACGACCACCGCCTGGCTCGATCCGATGGCGCCGCAGAACGAGCGCACGTTTGCCCAAGACGTGCGTGGCAACCTCATTGGACAGCGCACGCAAGAGCAGGCGGCGTGGAAAAAGCACACCTTTAACAAGGCGACGACCTTTGGCAAGCGCACAAACCTCAGCATgcaggagcagcgcgagagTCTGCCCATCTTtaagctgcgcgagcagctcgtgcaaGCCGTGCGCGACAACCAGGTgctggtcgtcgtcggcgacacgGGCTCGGGCAAGACGACGCAGCTGACGCAGTaccttgccgaggaggGCTTTGCGGACCACAAAAAGATTGGGTGCACGCAGCCCCGCCGTGTCGCCGCAATCAGCGTCGCGAAGCGTGTGGCGGAAGAGGTGGGGTGCCGTGTCGGCCAGGAAGTCGGCTACACCGTGCGCTTTGAGGACTTCACCAGCGCCGATACCCGCATCAAGTACATGACCGACGGTatgctccagcgcgagaGCCTGATTGATCGTGACGTGAGCGCCTACTCGGTGATcatgctcgacgaggcgcacgagcgcacgaTCGCGACCGACGTGCTCTTTGGCCTGCTCAAGAAGGCGCTCAAGCGGCGCCCGGATTTGAAGCTGATCGtgacctcggcgacgctcgatgCGGCTAAGTTTAGCGAGTACTTTTACGGGTGCCCCATCTTTACGATCCCCGGCCGGACCTTTCCGGTGGAGATCCTGTATACCAaggagcccgagccggacTATTtggacgcgtcgctgaTCACCGTGATGCAGATCCACCTGTCCGAGCCGCCGGGCGACATCCTCGTGTTCCTTACTGGACAGGAGGAGATTGATACCAGCTGCGAGATTTTGtacgagcgcatgcgcgcgctggggccgagcgtgccggaGCTCATTATTCTCCCGGTGTACTctgcgctgccgagcgagaTGCAGTCGCGCATCTTTGAGCCTGCGCCCCCGGGCGCCCGCAAGGTCGTACTTGCGACAAACATTGCCGAGACGAGTATCACGATCGACGGTGTGTATTACGTCGTGGACCCCGGCTTTGTGAAGCAGAACGcgtacgacgcgcgcctcggtaTGGACAGCCTCGTTGTGACGCCCATctcgcaggcgcaggcgcggcagcgctcGGGCCGTGCGGGCCGTACTGGCCCCGGCAAGTGCTACCGCCTGTacaccgaggcggcgtACCGCAACGAGATGCTCCCGAACCCGATTCCCGATATCCAGCGCCAGAACCTCGCCTCGACGATTCTCATGCTCAAGGCGATGGGCATCAACGACTTGCTGCACTTTGACTTTATGGATCCCCCGCCGGCGCAGACGATGCTTACTGCCCTCGAGTCGCTCTATGCCCtgagcgcgctcgacgacgaaggCCTCCTCAcccgcctcgggcgcaaGATGGCCGACTTCCCGATGGATCCCATGATGGCCAAGATGCTCATCACCTCGGTCGACATGGGCTGCAGCGAGGAGCTGCTGAGCATTGTCGCGATGCTCAGTATCCAAAACGTCTTTTATCGGCCCAAGGAcaagcaggcgcaggccgaccAGAAGCGCGCCAAGTTCTTCCAGCCCGAAGGCGACCACCTCACGCTCCTGACCGTGTACAACGGCTGGGCGGCGAACCACTTCTCGATGCCGTGGTGCATCGACAACTTTGTGCAagggcgtgcgctgcgccgcgcgcaggaCGTGCGGAAGCAGCTCGTGGGCATTATGGACCGCTACCACCACGATATCCTGACCTGCGGCAAGGACTACAactcggtgcgccgcgcgatcTGCTCGGGCTACTTCCGCAACGCCGCCAAAAAGGACCCCAACGAAGGCTACaaggcgcttgccgagaGCGGCGGCAACATCTATCTGCACCCCTCGAGCAGCCTCTTTAGCCGCCCGTCGGAGTATGTCGTGTACCACGAAGTGGTCATGACCACCAAGGAGTACATGCGCGAAGTCACCGCGATCGAGCCCAAgtggctcgtcgaggtcgcgccgcgcttctTCCGCACCTCGGACCCCGCCTCGATCTcgaagcgcaagcgcgaggaAAAGATCAAGCCACTTCACTCCAAGCACGCCTCCCGCCAGGAAGAGTGGCGCCGCTCGGTGCAGAACGCCAAAAAGGAGTATTACCAAGACAAGTTTTAG